Proteins from one Pseudomonas bijieensis genomic window:
- a CDS encoding phage tail tape measure protein: MASKLALSLVIGGAVSSTMASAFRTVEGHIKKLEDKGNKAKVLKSTISETIRLRDEWKRAHDSGAASADGLLRKLNGNLDALRKQGVEVGRLGQEYQRLGRAAKAADLQLKGHQQLDAGKKGLTSSIGQGVVATGFAAIPTKVSADYQAIIRDIAIKADVANKPQETQLTQTVIQTSRDAGMARNDVADLVNQLVGAGMDLKQAMAYAPTAAKFSIGQSASGVDTASMIMALQQNAKITDPKVMQQALEAIAYQGQAGSFEASDMARWFPQLLASMEKNGSTGMEAVSSLGAMLQVQMKTAGGSDEAANNLKNWMEKIGSGDVVKAYKDAGIDYQGSLNTGIQKGMSTLESSFALAMKYIQATDPAKAAKMAEAQAKISKETDPEKAKAALDALEKSLRTGDLFADMQVKAALTAYSQNKSLYEQLKKDSQSSGGILDKNLAERRETSKQMWDELGQAVSDGMRSVGDAIRPATDAVAQGLTSIVRGLTKLSDGSQPVVLGIAGITAGLLALKTAASAVKIGKGLYNISRGRAMERGVGALGDAAAKAPKTGIKTVDKGLGVLGKLMGAGNDPAAGSSNEPQRVFVVNADAIGRAGSGPGADPGGGSGRRQRGRRGRRTGIGTTPRRRLPVRVPSPPAVSPPAAVSVMPKVGLLAAAPMAAAAEAASGGSLGRAVQSIRGVTRATKRIPGGNVLDAGVGVLDTALNATTQDEKAEGYGGAAGGLAGALAGGAAGAAIGSVVPIIGTAIGGAIGAALGGLGGESIGGFLGKSWFGSDGKAEEAKPPEVTKPAEPTPPVPPKVEQAFSFAPSVSITVQGDVKDPAQLARELEPHLRQQMEAFSREVAARQASSQLFDSPHV, encoded by the coding sequence ATGGCTAGCAAACTGGCGTTATCGCTAGTGATTGGCGGCGCCGTCAGTTCGACGATGGCGTCTGCCTTCCGCACGGTCGAAGGCCACATCAAAAAGCTGGAGGACAAAGGCAACAAGGCCAAGGTGCTCAAGAGCACCATTAGCGAAACCATCCGCCTGCGCGATGAATGGAAGCGGGCGCACGACAGCGGCGCCGCTTCGGCGGATGGCCTGTTGCGCAAGCTCAACGGCAACCTTGATGCCCTGCGCAAGCAAGGTGTGGAGGTGGGCCGGCTCGGCCAGGAATACCAGCGGCTCGGTCGGGCGGCCAAGGCTGCCGATCTACAGCTCAAGGGGCACCAGCAGCTCGATGCCGGCAAGAAAGGACTCACGTCGAGCATTGGTCAAGGTGTTGTCGCTACCGGTTTTGCGGCGATTCCAACCAAAGTCAGTGCAGACTATCAGGCGATTATCCGCGATATCGCGATCAAGGCGGACGTGGCTAACAAGCCACAAGAAACGCAACTTACTCAGACGGTGATCCAGACTTCTCGCGATGCGGGTATGGCCCGTAACGACGTGGCAGATCTGGTAAACCAGCTGGTCGGTGCCGGCATGGACCTCAAGCAGGCCATGGCCTACGCACCGACGGCGGCGAAGTTTTCCATCGGCCAGAGTGCGTCCGGCGTCGACACGGCCAGCATGATCATGGCGCTGCAGCAGAACGCCAAGATCACCGACCCCAAGGTGATGCAGCAGGCCCTGGAAGCCATTGCCTATCAGGGGCAGGCGGGGAGCTTCGAGGCCAGCGATATGGCCCGGTGGTTCCCTCAATTGCTGGCCAGCATGGAGAAGAACGGCAGCACTGGCATGGAAGCGGTCAGCTCCTTGGGCGCGATGCTTCAAGTCCAGATGAAAACGGCCGGCGGCTCGGACGAAGCGGCCAACAACCTGAAAAACTGGATGGAGAAAATCGGTTCGGGTGACGTGGTCAAGGCGTACAAGGACGCCGGCATTGACTATCAAGGCTCCCTGAACACTGGCATTCAGAAGGGCATGTCGACCCTGGAATCCAGCTTCGCCCTGGCGATGAAATACATCCAGGCCACCGATCCGGCGAAAGCCGCGAAGATGGCCGAGGCCCAGGCCAAGATCAGCAAGGAGACAGATCCGGAGAAGGCCAAGGCGGCGCTCGATGCGCTGGAGAAATCCCTGCGTACCGGTGACCTCTTCGCCGACATGCAGGTCAAGGCAGCGCTCACTGCCTACTCGCAAAACAAGTCGCTGTATGAGCAACTGAAAAAGGATTCGCAGTCTTCTGGCGGGATCCTCGATAAGAACCTGGCCGAGCGGCGCGAAACGTCGAAACAGATGTGGGACGAGCTGGGCCAGGCGGTTAGCGATGGCATGCGCAGCGTGGGGGACGCCATCCGCCCGGCGACCGACGCGGTCGCCCAGGGCCTGACCTCAATTGTACGTGGGCTGACCAAGCTTTCGGATGGCTCGCAACCGGTGGTGCTTGGCATTGCTGGCATCACCGCCGGCCTGTTGGCCCTCAAGACAGCTGCCAGCGCGGTGAAGATTGGCAAGGGGCTGTACAACATATCGCGTGGCCGGGCGATGGAACGAGGCGTGGGTGCCCTGGGTGATGCCGCTGCCAAGGCTCCGAAAACCGGTATCAAAACGGTGGACAAGGGGCTGGGAGTCCTCGGTAAGTTGATGGGGGCCGGCAACGATCCGGCAGCAGGGAGCAGCAATGAGCCGCAACGTGTGTTTGTCGTCAATGCTGATGCAATAGGCCGGGCTGGTTCTGGTCCAGGTGCAGATCCTGGCGGCGGTTCCGGCAGGCGTCAGCGTGGCCGACGAGGTCGCCGTACCGGTATTGGGACCACCCCGCGTCGGCGATTACCCGTCCGGGTGCCCAGCCCTCCGGCCGTGTCACCCCCTGCCGCTGTGTCTGTCATGCCAAAGGTGGGGCTGTTGGCTGCTGCGCCTATGGCTGCTGCGGCGGAGGCAGCGTCCGGTGGCTCGCTCGGCCGTGCGGTTCAGTCGATCAGGGGCGTCACCCGAGCCACCAAACGTATCCCCGGCGGTAACGTACTTGATGCAGGGGTGGGGGTCTTGGATACCGCGCTCAACGCCACGACCCAAGACGAAAAAGCCGAGGGCTATGGCGGCGCCGCCGGTGGTTTGGCAGGCGCCCTGGCTGGCGGTGCGGCCGGTGCGGCTATTGGTTCGGTGGTGCCGATCATTGGGACCGCCATCGGGGGAGCAATTGGTGCCGCTTTGGGCGGCCTGGGTGGCGAGAGTATCGGCGGCTTCTTGGGTAAGTCCTGGTTTGGCAGTGATGGTAAGGCCGAAGAGGCCAAGCCTCCCGAAGTTACCAAGCCAGCAGAACCAACGCCGCCAGTGCCACCCAAGGTTGAGCAGGCTTTCAGTTTCGCGCCAAGTGTCTCGATTACCGTTCAAGGCGATGTGAAGGATCCTGCGCAGTTGGCACGGGAGCTGGAGCCGCACCTACGTCAGCAAATGGAAGCCTTTTCCCGCGAGGTGGCTGCCCGCCAGGCGTCGAGTCAGCTGTTCGATTCCCCTCACGTTTAA
- a CDS encoding phage tail assembly protein, translating to MSSTAIPSWMTLAADRVTVKLTVPFEANSVRVDTLSLRTPTVRDLRIARQTAPNDEEQQDLNLFASLAEVSPKDLDGLPLKDYYRVQAGYFRLVREDELQPDSAETTR from the coding sequence ATGAGCAGTACCGCAATTCCAAGCTGGATGACCCTGGCCGCTGACCGCGTCACCGTGAAATTGACCGTACCGTTTGAAGCCAACAGCGTACGCGTCGACACGCTTAGCTTGCGAACACCCACCGTGCGTGACCTTCGCATCGCTCGCCAAACAGCGCCCAATGATGAAGAGCAGCAAGACCTGAATTTGTTCGCCTCCCTGGCTGAAGTCAGTCCCAAGGATCTGGATGGCTTGCCTTTGAAGGACTACTACCGTGTACAGGCCGGCTATTTTCGCCTGGTGCGCGAAGATGAACTTCAGCCCGACAGTGCAGAAACAACTCGCTAA
- a CDS encoding phage major tail tube protein, giving the protein MAMIPETLANLNLFADGVSFQGDVPSLTLPKLTLKMEEHRGGGMDAPVELDMGMEKQEANFTTTGVRRESLKFFGLADGTAFNGTFRGAYKGLKGKVTPVIVTLRGTLKEVDMGDWKSGDKAEIKHSIGLTYYKLEVDGRTVYEIDPIGMRRVINGVDQLAAQRSALGL; this is encoded by the coding sequence ATGGCAATGATTCCCGAAACCCTGGCGAACCTGAACTTGTTCGCCGACGGCGTCAGCTTTCAGGGCGATGTGCCGAGCCTGACGCTCCCCAAGCTCACGCTCAAGATGGAAGAGCATCGCGGCGGCGGCATGGATGCGCCGGTCGAGCTGGACATGGGTATGGAAAAACAGGAAGCGAACTTTACTACCACTGGGGTACGCCGTGAGTCGTTGAAGTTCTTTGGCTTGGCCGATGGCACGGCGTTTAACGGTACGTTCCGAGGGGCCTACAAAGGGCTCAAAGGCAAAGTCACGCCGGTCATCGTCACCCTGCGCGGCACGCTGAAAGAGGTCGACATGGGCGACTGGAAATCGGGCGACAAGGCCGAGATCAAGCACTCCATCGGGCTGACGTACTACAAGCTCGAAGTGGACGGTCGAACCGTCTACGAGATCGACCCCATCGGCATGCGCCGCGTCATCAATGGCGTTGATCAACTTGCCGCCCAGCGTTCCGCATTGGGCCTCTAA
- a CDS encoding phage tail sheath family protein, with protein sequence MSFFHGVTTTNVDTGARVIALPSSSIIGLVDTFVPAPAYSAQPNDLVVITNEREAVAAFGADSAITKACKAIYTRAKAVIVACGVAQLADPAAQTSAIIGGVLADGKRTGLQALLDGKSRFNAQPRLLVTPKHSATLAVGTALVALADKLRGLAILDGPNTTDEAVMAYAENFGARRSYLVDPGVQYWDTTVDATVDAPGSAWVAGLFAWTDSEYGFWASPSNKEFVGITGTTRPIEFLDGDETCRANLLNNANITTIIRDDGFRLWGNRTLSSDPKWAFVTRVRTMDIVMDAILYGHKWAVDRSITATYIKDVTEGLQAFMRDLKAQGAIINFEVFADPELNTASQLEQGKVYWNIRFTDVPPAENPNFRVEVTNQWLTEVLDTAA encoded by the coding sequence ATGAGCTTCTTTCACGGCGTTACCACCACGAACGTCGACACCGGCGCTCGTGTCATTGCGTTGCCTTCGTCATCAATCATTGGACTGGTTGACACCTTTGTACCGGCGCCGGCCTACAGCGCGCAGCCGAATGACCTGGTGGTGATCACCAATGAGCGTGAGGCGGTGGCTGCCTTCGGCGCCGACTCGGCGATTACCAAAGCCTGCAAGGCCATTTACACCCGGGCCAAGGCGGTGATCGTCGCCTGTGGTGTGGCCCAGTTGGCCGATCCGGCCGCACAGACCTCGGCAATCATCGGCGGCGTTCTGGCTGACGGCAAGCGTACCGGCCTGCAGGCGCTGCTGGACGGCAAGAGCCGGTTCAACGCGCAGCCGCGGCTGTTGGTGACTCCCAAGCACAGCGCGACCCTGGCTGTCGGTACCGCGCTGGTCGCGCTGGCGGACAAACTGCGAGGGCTCGCCATCCTCGACGGTCCGAACACCACCGATGAGGCGGTGATGGCCTACGCCGAGAACTTCGGCGCCAGGCGGTCGTACCTGGTTGATCCAGGCGTGCAGTATTGGGACACCACGGTGGATGCAACGGTCGACGCACCGGGCTCTGCCTGGGTGGCGGGGTTGTTCGCCTGGACCGACAGCGAATACGGCTTTTGGGCTTCGCCTTCGAACAAGGAATTTGTCGGCATCACCGGTACCACGCGGCCCATTGAATTTCTGGACGGTGACGAAACCTGCCGGGCCAACCTGCTCAACAACGCCAACATCACCACGATCATCCGTGATGACGGCTTCCGCCTGTGGGGCAACCGCACCCTGTCGAGCGATCCGAAGTGGGCGTTCGTCACTCGCGTACGGACGATGGACATCGTCATGGACGCGATCCTCTACGGCCACAAATGGGCAGTCGACCGTTCCATCACTGCGACGTACATCAAGGACGTGACCGAAGGCCTCCAAGCGTTCATGCGCGACCTGAAAGCCCAAGGCGCAATCATCAACTTCGAGGTGTTTGCCGACCCGGAGCTGAACACGGCCAGCCAGCTGGAGCAGGGCAAGGTGTATTGGAACATCCGCTTCACCGACGTTCCGCCGGCAGAAAACCCCAACTTTCGCGTAGAAGTCACCAACCAATGGCTGACCGAAGTCCTCGACACCGCCGCTTAA
- a CDS encoding phage tail assembly chaperone: MQWARVENGAVVETTDIDPDERFHPDLFWQSCPVDVRPGWVLIDGEFVALSESPPSERADAERVWRNTELLSTEWLITRHRDEQDLAQDTTLTMEQFSELLGYRKALRDWPQSERFPDSQYRPLAPPWIAEQTQ; the protein is encoded by the coding sequence ATGCAGTGGGCAAGAGTTGAGAACGGAGCGGTAGTAGAAACCACCGACATTGACCCCGACGAACGTTTCCATCCGGATCTATTTTGGCAAAGCTGCCCCGTGGACGTCCGGCCAGGCTGGGTATTAATAGATGGTGAGTTTGTTGCTCTCTCGGAGTCGCCGCCTTCTGAGCGAGCCGACGCTGAGCGGGTGTGGCGCAACACTGAGTTGCTATCCACCGAGTGGCTGATCACCCGCCATCGTGATGAGCAGGATTTGGCCCAAGACACCACGTTGACGATGGAGCAGTTTTCCGAACTGTTGGGATATCGGAAAGCGCTTCGAGACTGGCCTCAGTCCGAGCGCTTTCCTGATAGCCAGTACCGTCCCCTAGCGCCGCCCTGGATCGCCGAACAAACTCAATAA
- a CDS encoding phage tail protein produces the protein MIDQTSQFFAILTNVGTAKQANADALGVPWKLTEMGVGDANGTDPVPSAAQTSLINEWRRRPLNQLFIDPVNPAVIVAEQVIPADEGGYWIREIGLYDADGDLVAVANCPPSFKPIMSQGSGRTQVVRMNFIVSSTGNITLKIDPSVVLATREYVERRILEELFKFDSKQSVRAATTANIALTGVQTIDGVSLLAGDRVLVKNQAASKDNGIYIVGVAAWQRAPDADSSAEVTSAMILSVEQGATLADTRWQLVTDGAIVLGTTSLTFQNITQGFATINSPAFLGSPTAPTAPLNNSSQLLANTAFVQRALGNHSSVGGLDVSTVLTADAFGKAFIINSVNPVNITLPKASTGFNGGTITLVNVSTGTATIILQGTDYVAGIAANQLVLKTLDTITLSTGAGITWYAENGSIPNVLSTAFNGGVRSILDIFGLGTDAAKIPLIADFSTDIKPGLYRAFTLEHPNAAIGGPPDSGTQGGTSMTVLVGGGYITAGYKTFLAIINNTANSPTRVYIGHKTATGTQPYWSELGQTAHLPYRGKALYRTAGVYQWTVPANVWKVFVEVRGGGGSGAFGALETGAGGGGAGGLSTRLVSVTPGSVITVTVGAGGAYVTTVNAAGNAGGTSSFGTHCSATGGGGGLVSGGAGGGYGSGGDFNGTLGAGNPPVRNAASNGANGGAGGGGESIFAANDTTPLTQPGMGGGGRIASRSQAGADGCVFITY, from the coding sequence ATGATTGATCAGACCTCGCAATTTTTCGCGATTCTCACGAACGTGGGAACGGCGAAACAGGCGAACGCCGATGCCCTTGGCGTTCCGTGGAAACTTACCGAAATGGGCGTGGGTGACGCCAACGGCACCGACCCGGTTCCAAGCGCTGCGCAAACGTCTCTTATCAACGAATGGCGCCGCCGACCGCTGAATCAGCTTTTTATTGACCCAGTCAATCCGGCGGTGATTGTCGCCGAGCAAGTGATTCCGGCCGATGAGGGTGGATACTGGATTCGTGAAATCGGTCTGTACGACGCTGACGGGGACCTGGTGGCGGTCGCGAACTGCCCGCCGAGTTTTAAGCCGATCATGTCGCAGGGCTCGGGCAGGACCCAAGTTGTTCGGATGAACTTCATTGTTAGTAGCACGGGCAACATCACGCTTAAGATTGACCCGTCAGTGGTGTTAGCAACACGGGAATACGTCGAGCGGCGGATTCTTGAAGAACTGTTCAAGTTCGACAGCAAGCAGTCAGTGCGAGCAGCGACTACGGCCAATATCGCGTTGACTGGGGTTCAGACCATCGATGGTGTAAGCCTGCTCGCGGGCGACCGGGTGTTGGTAAAGAATCAAGCAGCCTCTAAAGACAACGGCATCTACATCGTTGGTGTAGCGGCTTGGCAGCGTGCGCCGGATGCTGATAGCAGTGCTGAAGTCACCTCGGCGATGATCTTGTCCGTCGAGCAAGGCGCTACGCTGGCTGACACTCGCTGGCAGTTGGTGACGGATGGGGCAATTGTCCTGGGCACCACGTCGCTGACTTTTCAGAACATCACCCAGGGGTTTGCAACCATCAATTCCCCGGCCTTTCTGGGAAGCCCAACAGCCCCAACTGCGCCGCTCAATAACAGTAGCCAACTGCTCGCCAATACTGCGTTTGTTCAGCGAGCCCTCGGCAACCATTCAAGCGTTGGCGGCCTGGACGTCAGCACTGTGCTGACGGCCGATGCTTTCGGGAAAGCTTTCATTATCAACTCCGTTAACCCGGTCAATATCACCTTGCCCAAGGCAAGTACCGGATTCAACGGCGGCACCATCACGCTGGTGAACGTCTCGACCGGAACCGCGACAATCATCCTACAGGGCACTGATTATGTGGCGGGCATCGCCGCGAATCAGCTCGTGCTCAAAACATTGGACACCATCACTCTATCGACCGGTGCAGGCATCACTTGGTATGCCGAAAACGGATCGATTCCCAACGTGCTGTCTACTGCCTTCAACGGAGGGGTACGTTCAATCCTTGATATTTTCGGACTTGGAACGGACGCTGCGAAAATCCCCCTGATCGCGGACTTTTCGACTGACATCAAACCTGGTCTTTATCGAGCGTTTACGTTGGAGCATCCGAATGCGGCTATTGGTGGGCCGCCAGACTCCGGCACACAAGGCGGCACTTCAATGACTGTTCTTGTCGGCGGTGGGTACATCACCGCCGGGTACAAGACTTTTCTGGCGATCATCAACAACACGGCGAACAGTCCAACGCGGGTTTACATCGGACACAAGACTGCAACGGGAACACAGCCGTATTGGAGCGAGCTGGGTCAAACAGCCCATTTGCCCTATCGCGGCAAGGCCCTCTACAGAACCGCTGGTGTTTACCAATGGACAGTTCCGGCGAATGTTTGGAAGGTATTTGTTGAGGTGCGGGGCGGGGGCGGTAGTGGGGCTTTCGGAGCCTTGGAGACTGGTGCCGGTGGGGGAGGAGCTGGTGGACTTAGTACACGACTGGTTTCTGTTACGCCTGGCTCTGTAATTACGGTGACCGTGGGTGCAGGTGGTGCGTATGTGACAACTGTCAACGCAGCAGGTAACGCGGGCGGTACCTCTTCATTCGGCACTCACTGCTCAGCCACTGGTGGCGGCGGCGGGTTGGTTTCCGGTGGCGCCGGCGGAGGTTATGGTTCAGGGGGGGATTTCAACGGGACTTTAGGAGCCGGCAACCCTCCAGTGCGCAACGCGGCTTCCAACGGTGCAAATGGTGGGGCAGGTGGAGGTGGCGAGAGCATTTTCGCAGCCAACGACACTACCCCGCTCACACAGCCCGGGATGGGCGGAGGCGGACGAATCGCAAGTAGATCGCAGGCCGGGGCTGATGGCTGTGTCTTTATCACGTACTGA
- a CDS encoding phage tail protein I — protein sequence MKSLLPLNSTQLERAIEAAIDETTEIPLRTLYNPDTCPAHLLYQLAWAWSVDRWDEAWPEEVKRSVIRSSFYVHAHKGTIGALRRVVEPFGYLIEVVEWFKTQPMGVPGTFALKIGVSDEGISEETYQELTWLIDDARPVSRHMTGLAISLETRGKLNIGVALYEGDEIDVYPPIMRDIEVTGSIGVVGREHTIDTLDVY from the coding sequence ATGAAAAGTTTGCTTCCCCTCAACAGCACTCAGCTTGAGCGGGCCATTGAGGCGGCTATCGACGAAACAACGGAGATACCGCTCAGAACCCTATACAACCCGGACACCTGCCCGGCGCACCTGCTTTACCAATTGGCTTGGGCTTGGTCCGTGGACCGCTGGGACGAGGCCTGGCCCGAAGAGGTCAAGCGCTCGGTGATTCGCTCTTCGTTCTACGTCCATGCCCACAAGGGCACCATAGGCGCCTTGCGCCGTGTGGTGGAGCCGTTCGGCTATCTCATCGAGGTAGTGGAGTGGTTCAAGACTCAACCTATGGGGGTGCCGGGAACGTTCGCCTTGAAGATCGGTGTTTCCGATGAAGGCATCAGCGAAGAAACCTATCAGGAACTGACGTGGCTGATCGATGACGCCCGGCCGGTCAGTCGCCACATGACCGGATTGGCGATCAGCCTCGAAACCCGAGGGAAATTGAACATCGGTGTTGCCCTGTATGAGGGCGACGAAATCGACGTGTACCCGCCGATCATGCGTGACATTGAAGTCACCGGATCCATCGGCGTGGTAGGGCGCGAACACACCATAGACACCTTGGACGTTTATTAA
- a CDS encoding baseplate J/gp47 family protein, whose translation MSTIDLSALPAPQVLESLDFEELYQGELATFREYMGDNWTAFLESDPVTKLLELGAYRRMQNRARVNDAAKALFLAHATGADLEQLAANVNLQRLVIQAEDSTAVPPVPAVLESYDALRERVQLRYEGLTTAGPRNSYILHARNASGLVADATAESPAPAEVVVTVLSLEGDGTASPELLAEVDTHLNDEDRRPVADRLTVQGAEILPYRIDAVVYMAGTGPENEAALAECNARLQAWINPRRRLGVEVARSAIDAQIHVSGVARVEIPGWVDIRPTKAQAAWCTGFTIKRGGK comes from the coding sequence ATGAGCACTATCGACCTTTCGGCGTTGCCGGCTCCACAGGTGCTGGAGAGTCTGGATTTTGAAGAGTTGTATCAGGGCGAGCTGGCAACGTTCCGCGAGTACATGGGCGATAACTGGACCGCTTTCCTTGAAAGCGACCCGGTGACCAAGCTGCTGGAGTTGGGTGCTTATCGACGCATGCAGAATCGGGCGAGGGTCAACGACGCGGCCAAGGCACTATTTCTGGCTCATGCCACGGGTGCCGACCTGGAGCAGTTGGCCGCCAACGTGAACCTGCAACGCTTGGTCATCCAGGCTGAAGACTCAACCGCCGTGCCCCCAGTACCGGCGGTGCTGGAGAGTTACGACGCGCTGCGCGAGCGGGTGCAACTTAGGTATGAGGGGCTGACCACAGCCGGGCCACGAAACAGCTACATCCTGCATGCCCGTAACGCCTCGGGCCTGGTGGCAGACGCCACGGCCGAAAGCCCGGCGCCGGCCGAGGTGGTCGTGACGGTGCTGTCCCTGGAGGGCGATGGTACGGCCAGCCCCGAGTTGTTGGCCGAAGTGGACACTCACCTCAATGACGAAGATCGGCGGCCTGTTGCTGATCGGCTGACAGTGCAGGGCGCCGAGATCCTGCCTTATCGAATCGATGCCGTGGTGTACATGGCCGGTACTGGACCAGAAAACGAGGCAGCACTTGCAGAGTGCAATGCGCGCTTGCAGGCCTGGATTAACCCCCGGCGCCGCTTGGGCGTTGAGGTGGCCCGTTCGGCGATTGATGCACAGATCCACGTCAGCGGTGTGGCCCGAGTGGAGATCCCTGGATGGGTAGACATCCGTCCAACCAAGGCCCAGGCAGCGTGGTGCACGGGGTTCACCATAAAGCGGGGTGGTAAATGA
- a CDS encoding GPW/gp25 family protein: MIGVDRRTGQPLSGQAHLRQSIEDILSTPVGSRRMRPEYGSQMRRYVDLPVNEGWKSAVQAEVARALGRWEPRLKLERVRVIAVVDGQITLQLTGSYIGDGVVLEVNA, translated from the coding sequence ATGATCGGAGTGGACCGTCGCACGGGGCAGCCGCTGTCCGGCCAGGCGCATTTGCGGCAGTCCATTGAGGACATTCTGAGCACGCCTGTCGGCAGCCGCCGCATGCGGCCGGAGTACGGCAGCCAAATGCGTCGCTATGTCGACCTGCCAGTTAACGAAGGTTGGAAAAGCGCGGTGCAGGCTGAAGTCGCTCGTGCCCTCGGTCGTTGGGAACCCCGTTTGAAGCTGGAGCGTGTTCGGGTCATTGCGGTGGTGGATGGACAAATCACCTTGCAACTGACGGGCTCCTACATTGGCGATGGCGTGGTGCTGGAGGTGAACGCATGA
- a CDS encoding phage baseplate assembly protein V — MSYPSAQHDRMLAGLVKDCYVVALDLTASPPVCRVSDGDWVSAWVRWHSIAAGKARHWRAPSLGEQGTLVSASGEVAQGTFIPGLYGNAGAPPDNRDHVEVWRFDDGGSLVYDWQASTYTITVPSGTVTIKVGGTEVVVTDSAINATAGDITLTGNVQINGPLKVTGDIHGGGRIIDTTGNTPNHKH, encoded by the coding sequence ATGAGCTACCCCAGTGCGCAGCATGACCGCATGCTGGCCGGCTTGGTCAAGGATTGTTATGTGGTGGCGTTGGATCTGACCGCTTCGCCGCCCGTATGTCGGGTGTCGGATGGGGACTGGGTCAGTGCCTGGGTACGATGGCACAGTATCGCGGCCGGCAAGGCACGTCATTGGCGAGCGCCTAGCCTCGGCGAGCAAGGAACCCTGGTCAGTGCCAGCGGGGAAGTGGCGCAAGGCACGTTCATCCCCGGTCTGTATGGCAATGCCGGGGCGCCGCCAGACAACCGCGACCACGTCGAGGTGTGGCGTTTCGATGATGGTGGCTCGCTGGTCTACGACTGGCAGGCCAGCACCTACACCATCACCGTGCCAAGCGGTACCGTGACTATCAAAGTCGGCGGAACCGAAGTGGTTGTTACCGACAGTGCGATCAACGCCACGGCAGGCGATATCACCCTGACCGGCAATGTGCAGATCAACGGCCCGTTAAAGGTAACGGGCGATATCCACGGCGGCGGCCGCATCATCGACACAACCGGCAACACGCCGAACCATAAACACTGA
- a CDS encoding major capsid protein, whose translation MTDIFDTLTMLEAVEQMNTPRRFLMNTFFNGGNPVTFGTEAVTIDIIKGQRKMAPFVHPSLPGSVSLRNGFSSETYKPPYIQPKRETRAEQILKRAAGDNPFSSRTPLERAGEQLGRDLIDLDDEITRREEWMCAQALSTGRVRVLGDGVDDTIDFLMEDSHKIVLGAGRWNTADSDPIANLRQWKRQIAKDSGRTGNVAVLSGEAQDAFQRNETVLKQLNSRRVDMGVIKPEELPDGVTYLGYLNDPGIDLYVYDEWYLDDDGDEQQMVPSGGLMLGSTSTRNAMLYGAIKDIEAIESGLVEAARFPKSWVTQDPSARWLKLQSAALAGMLEPNAFVFAKVV comes from the coding sequence ATGACCGACATTTTTGACACCCTCACCATGCTCGAAGCCGTCGAGCAGATGAACACGCCTCGTCGCTTCCTGATGAACACTTTCTTCAACGGCGGCAACCCCGTTACCTTCGGCACCGAGGCGGTGACCATCGACATCATCAAGGGCCAGCGCAAGATGGCGCCTTTCGTACACCCATCGCTGCCCGGCAGTGTCTCGCTGCGCAACGGCTTCAGTTCTGAAACGTACAAGCCACCCTACATCCAGCCCAAGCGCGAGACGCGGGCAGAACAAATCCTCAAGCGTGCAGCCGGCGATAACCCATTCTCCTCGCGAACTCCGCTGGAGCGAGCGGGCGAGCAGTTGGGACGCGACCTGATCGACCTGGACGACGAGATCACTCGCCGCGAAGAGTGGATGTGCGCTCAGGCGCTGAGCACTGGGCGCGTTCGGGTGCTGGGCGATGGCGTCGATGACACCATCGATTTTCTGATGGAGGACAGCCACAAAATCGTGCTGGGGGCAGGGCGTTGGAACACGGCGGACTCCGACCCTATTGCCAACTTGCGGCAGTGGAAGCGCCAGATTGCTAAGGATTCCGGGCGCACCGGCAACGTCGCTGTGCTCAGTGGTGAAGCCCAGGATGCTTTCCAGCGCAACGAGACAGTGTTGAAGCAGCTCAACTCTCGCCGGGTGGACATGGGCGTAATCAAGCCTGAAGAGCTGCCAGATGGCGTGACCTATCTTGGCTATCTGAACGACCCCGGCATCGACCTGTACGTCTACGACGAGTGGTACCTGGACGATGACGGTGACGAGCAGCAGATGGTGCCAAGCGGCGGCTTGATGTTGGGCTCGACTTCGACTCGAAACGCGATGCTTTACGGCGCGATCAAGGACATCGAGGCGATTGAAAGCGGCCTGGTCGAAGCTGCCCGTTTTCCAAAAAGTTGGGTGACTCAGGATCCAAGCGCACGGTGGTTGAAGCTGCAAAGCGCTGCCCTGGCCGGGATGCTGGAGCCTAACGCTTTCGTCTTTGCAAAGGTGGTGTGA